In Candidatus Ozemobacteraceae bacterium, the genomic stretch CAGAGAACGATCGAAAATCATGGATGTCTTGTTCAACTTATCGACGGCATCCTTGATTTTCTCCATCTGTTTGGCAGGATCCTCGGCTTCGGCCTGCGCCTTCACCGCTTCCTGCTTCATGGGAGAGTCGGCGCCGGCGCCGGGGATGGGAAGGGGCACCTCGGGTTCTTTGGTCACTTCTGGCACTTGAATGGTTACAGGTTTCACATTTCCGATTTCCATATCGATCTACCTCCTTTCACGGAATGAATGC encodes the following:
- a CDS encoding flagellar protein FlaG; this encodes MEIGNVKPVTIQVPEVTKEPEVPLPIPGAGADSPMKQEAVKAQAEAEDPAKQMEKIKDAVDKLNKTSMIFDRSLKFRIHDATKEMMVSVIDVANDKVIREIPSQEALDLVAKMQEYLGIIFDKKA